In the genome of Raphanus sativus cultivar WK10039 chromosome 4, ASM80110v3, whole genome shotgun sequence, one region contains:
- the LOC108852241 gene encoding zinc finger protein SHOOT GRAVITROPISM 5 isoform X2: MGIIDPDAEVVSLSPRTLLESDRYICEICNQGFQRDQNLQMHRRRHKVPWKLLKRDSNIEVKKRVYVCPEPTCFHHDPFHALGDLVGIKKHFRRKHSNHKQWVCEKCSKGYAVQSDYKAHLKTCGTRGHSCDCGRVFSRVENFIEHQDNCSVRNVRQEPPPPPQTAVIVTACSSRTASTASTPSTETNYGGAAVVATPLPLEGRPIHIRNSSLAPLALTNSSNLNLELQLLPLTPNINPNQQNQQHQVKEPSLHHHHHSHDATSLNLSIAPSSSYHHYNNFDRIKEIIASEQIMNVAMKEKASAEEAKREAKRQREIAENEFENAKKIRQQAQTELKRAKLLKEQSMKKISSTIMQVTCQTCKGQFEVVPAAATEETSLVVSYMSSTNTDGGDHRV; encoded by the exons ATGGGCATCATTG ATCCAGATGCAGAAGTTGTGTCACTATCACCaagaactcttcttgaatcagATAGATACATATGTGAGATCTGTAACCAAGGGTTTCAAAGAGATCAAAATCTCCAGATGCATCGAAGACGTCACAAGGTTCCATGGAAGCTTCTGAAGAGAGACAGCAACATAGAGGTGAAGAAACGAGTCTATGTTTGCCCTGAACCCACTTGTTTTCACCATGATCCTTTTCATGCTCTTGGAGATCTTGTCggaataaaaaaacatttcagaCGAAAGCACAGCAACCATAAGCAGTGGGTTTGTGAGAAATGTTCTAAAGGTTATGCTGTTCAATCAGATTACAAAGCTCATCTCAAAACTTGTGGCACTAGAGGTCATTCTTGTGACTGTGGTCGCGTCTTCTCCAG gGTGGAGAATTTTATTGAACATCAAGATAACTGTTCTGTAAGGAACGTTCGCCAGGAACCACCGCCACCGCCACAAACCGCCGTCATTGTCACGGCCTGCTCCTCTAGAACCGCCTCAACGGCAAGCACTCCATCTACCGAAACGAACTACGGTGGTGCGGCTGTGGTTGCGACTCCTCTACCTTTAGAAGGACGTCCAATTCATATCAGAAACTCATCTTTAGCGCCTTTAGCTCTCACCAACTCATCAAATCTCAACCTCGAACTTCAGCTTCTTCCATTGACgccaaatataaaccctaatcaaCAAAACCAACAACACCAAGTTAAAGAACcatctcttcatcatcatcatcatagtcATGACGCCACAAGCTTAAACCTCTCCATTGCTCCATCATCATCCTATCATCACTACAACAATTTTGATCgcataaaagaaataatagcGAGTGAACAGATCATGAATGTAGCGATGAAGGAGAAAGCTTCTGCGGAGGAAGCTAAAAGAGAAGCAAAGAGACAACGAGAGATAGCGGAAAATGAGTTTGAGAATGCGAAGAAGATAAGGCAACAAGCACAAACTGAGCTTAAGAGAGCTAAGCTTTTAAAGGAACAATCTATGAAGAAGATAAGCTCAACGATTATGCAAGTTACTTGTCAAACTTGCAAAGGACAGTTTGAAGTGGTTCCCGCAGCTGCGACGGAAGAGACATCTCTTGTGGTGAGTTACATGTCGTCAACGAATACTGACGGAGGGGATCATAGAGTTTGA
- the LOC108852241 gene encoding zinc finger protein SHOOT GRAVITROPISM 5 isoform X1 produces the protein MKTDQGAVVMLDDAASNKNTTNTRCVVFSSSEPFLSSSENGVTTTKTSTQKRKRRPAGTPDPDAEVVSLSPRTLLESDRYICEICNQGFQRDQNLQMHRRRHKVPWKLLKRDSNIEVKKRVYVCPEPTCFHHDPFHALGDLVGIKKHFRRKHSNHKQWVCEKCSKGYAVQSDYKAHLKTCGTRGHSCDCGRVFSRVENFIEHQDNCSVRNVRQEPPPPPQTAVIVTACSSRTASTASTPSTETNYGGAAVVATPLPLEGRPIHIRNSSLAPLALTNSSNLNLELQLLPLTPNINPNQQNQQHQVKEPSLHHHHHSHDATSLNLSIAPSSSYHHYNNFDRIKEIIASEQIMNVAMKEKASAEEAKREAKRQREIAENEFENAKKIRQQAQTELKRAKLLKEQSMKKISSTIMQVTCQTCKGQFEVVPAAATEETSLVVSYMSSTNTDGGDHRV, from the exons ATGAAAACAGATCAAGGAGCAGTGGTGATGTTGGATGATGCTGCTTCCAACAAGAACACTACTAACACACGCTGTGtggttttttcttcttctgaacCTTTCCTCTCTTCTTCAGAAAATGGGGTCACCACCACAAAGACGTCCACTCAAAAGAGGAAAAGAAGACCTGCAGGTACACCAG ATCCAGATGCAGAAGTTGTGTCACTATCACCaagaactcttcttgaatcagATAGATACATATGTGAGATCTGTAACCAAGGGTTTCAAAGAGATCAAAATCTCCAGATGCATCGAAGACGTCACAAGGTTCCATGGAAGCTTCTGAAGAGAGACAGCAACATAGAGGTGAAGAAACGAGTCTATGTTTGCCCTGAACCCACTTGTTTTCACCATGATCCTTTTCATGCTCTTGGAGATCTTGTCggaataaaaaaacatttcagaCGAAAGCACAGCAACCATAAGCAGTGGGTTTGTGAGAAATGTTCTAAAGGTTATGCTGTTCAATCAGATTACAAAGCTCATCTCAAAACTTGTGGCACTAGAGGTCATTCTTGTGACTGTGGTCGCGTCTTCTCCAG gGTGGAGAATTTTATTGAACATCAAGATAACTGTTCTGTAAGGAACGTTCGCCAGGAACCACCGCCACCGCCACAAACCGCCGTCATTGTCACGGCCTGCTCCTCTAGAACCGCCTCAACGGCAAGCACTCCATCTACCGAAACGAACTACGGTGGTGCGGCTGTGGTTGCGACTCCTCTACCTTTAGAAGGACGTCCAATTCATATCAGAAACTCATCTTTAGCGCCTTTAGCTCTCACCAACTCATCAAATCTCAACCTCGAACTTCAGCTTCTTCCATTGACgccaaatataaaccctaatcaaCAAAACCAACAACACCAAGTTAAAGAACcatctcttcatcatcatcatcatagtcATGACGCCACAAGCTTAAACCTCTCCATTGCTCCATCATCATCCTATCATCACTACAACAATTTTGATCgcataaaagaaataatagcGAGTGAACAGATCATGAATGTAGCGATGAAGGAGAAAGCTTCTGCGGAGGAAGCTAAAAGAGAAGCAAAGAGACAACGAGAGATAGCGGAAAATGAGTTTGAGAATGCGAAGAAGATAAGGCAACAAGCACAAACTGAGCTTAAGAGAGCTAAGCTTTTAAAGGAACAATCTATGAAGAAGATAAGCTCAACGATTATGCAAGTTACTTGTCAAACTTGCAAAGGACAGTTTGAAGTGGTTCCCGCAGCTGCGACGGAAGAGACATCTCTTGTGGTGAGTTACATGTCGTCAACGAATACTGACGGAGGGGATCATAGAGTTTGA